In Populus alba chromosome 1, ASM523922v2, whole genome shotgun sequence, a single window of DNA contains:
- the LOC118063573 gene encoding protein IQ-DOMAIN 10 codes for MGCLFSGKWLKSIIRTRKAKKDGSKKVKVHSATEKANGSKGSSPTHGESSNLANGDLESNHVVPGLSPEYIAAVRIQDAFRAYKARKAMHRLKGAVRFNVLIHANDTQKQASSTLSHIHSWSNIQAQIRARRHHMVTEGRIKQKKLENQLKLEAKLQEIEVEWCGGSDTMEEILSRIQQREEAAVKRERAMAYAFSHQWRANPTQYLGQAYYSLGKENWGWSWKERWIAARPWEIRVHSEPHNLKKAHSKQESKSTLPTKPALSNGKVTAKSKMLPSPAVDCQAAQAAGSTAGSSHQLIPS; via the exons atgggtTGTCTCTTCTCTG GGAAGTGGTTGAAGTCAATTATAAGAACGAGAAAAGCGAAGAAAGATGGATCAAAGAAAGTAAAG GTACATTCGGCTACCGAAAAGGCAAACGGGTCAAAGGGGAGCTCACCCACCCATGGAGAATCAAGTAATCTTGCCAATGGTGATTTGGAGAGCAATCATGTTGTTCCTGGATTGTCTCCTGAGTATATAGCTGCTGTCAGGATTCAAGATGCTTTTCGGGCATACAAG GCAAGAAAAGCAATGCACCGTCTTAAGGGCGCCGTGAGGTTTAATGTGCTGATTCATGCTAATGACACTCAAAAGCAAGCTTCAAGCACATTAAGCCATATTCATTCATGGAGCAACATTCAGGCACAGATTAGAGCCCGCCGGCACCATATGGTCACCGAAGGCCGTATCAAGCAGAAGAAATTAGAAAACCAGTTGAAACTCGAGGCCAAACTTCAAGAGATTGAG GTGGAGTGGTGCGGTGGCTCCGATACCATGGAGGAAATCCTCTCCAGGATCCAGCAAAGAGAAGAAGCAGCAGTCAAACGTGAACGGGCCATGGCATATGCCTTCTCTCATCAG TGGAGAGCCAACCCTACCCAATATCTAGGCCAGGCCTATTACAGCCTCGGAAAAGAAAACTGGGGTTGGAGCTGGAAGGAGCGCTGGATTGCAGCTCGGCCATGGGAGATTAGGGTTCATTCCGAGCCTCATAACCTCAAGAAAGCTCATTCAAAGCAAGAGAGCAAATCGACACTTCCAACCAAACCTGCTTTGTCAAACGGGAAGGTGACTGCTAAATCTAAAATGTTGCCTAGCCCAGCCGTGGATTGTCAAGCTGCCCAGGCTGCCGGTTCTACAGCCGGCTCGTCTCATCAGCTGATTCCGAGTTGA